A stretch of the Bartonella henselae str. Houston-1 genome encodes the following:
- a CDS encoding COX15/CtaA family protein — protein sequence MAVKSLSNSILTPLQKKNRKQIQVWLYSILLLCLAIVLVGGATRLTGSGLSITEWKPIHGVIPPIGVEQWQEEFLKYQQIAQYKMLNRDMTLSAFKVIFWWEWAHRVLGRLVGLVALLGLIWFWAIKHIEKNVLLQLIIVPILIAFQGVVGWWMVASGIGQSNLTSVSQYRLAFHLITACFVIIFVTYLSQGLAEYSEKPASHRVQYFAGWLVVLILIEVYFGALVAGLHAGKVYNTWPLMDGQFIPDGLLQHDPIWLNLFENPLTVQFVHRFFAYILFFVAIIHAFYVQKNIPHSIHARRAFFICVMIAVQALLGIITLLQEVPISLGLIHQSVALAILCFSVAHWRATKGAYRAIE from the coding sequence ATGGCGGTAAAGAGTTTGAGTAATAGCATTTTAACACCATTACAAAAGAAAAATCGAAAACAAATTCAAGTATGGCTTTATTCTATTTTATTGCTTTGTTTAGCAATTGTTTTAGTAGGAGGAGCTACTCGCTTGACGGGATCAGGTTTATCGATAACCGAATGGAAGCCAATTCACGGTGTCATTCCACCGATTGGTGTGGAACAATGGCAAGAGGAATTTTTAAAATATCAACAGATAGCACAATACAAGATGCTTAATCGTGATATGACGTTAAGCGCATTTAAGGTCATCTTCTGGTGGGAATGGGCGCATCGTGTTCTCGGACGTCTTGTTGGGCTTGTTGCTTTATTAGGTTTAATTTGGTTTTGGGCAATCAAACATATTGAAAAAAATGTTTTGCTCCAACTTATCATTGTACCCATTCTTATCGCATTTCAAGGGGTTGTTGGTTGGTGGATGGTGGCTTCAGGTATTGGCCAAAGTAATTTGACAAGCGTGAGCCAATATCGTTTGGCATTTCATCTTATAACAGCATGTTTTGTTATTATTTTTGTTACTTATTTATCTCAAGGGCTTGCAGAATATTCTGAAAAACCAGCAAGTCACAGGGTTCAGTATTTTGCGGGTTGGCTTGTTGTTTTAATTTTGATTGAGGTTTATTTTGGTGCTTTGGTTGCAGGGCTGCATGCCGGGAAAGTTTATAATACATGGCCACTTATGGATGGTCAGTTCATACCAGATGGATTGTTACAGCATGATCCTATTTGGCTCAACTTATTTGAAAATCCTTTGACGGTTCAATTTGTTCACCGTTTTTTTGCTTATATTTTGTTTTTTGTAGCGATCATTCACGCTTTCTATGTACAAAAGAATATTCCACACTCGATCCATGCTCGCCGTGCATTTTTTATATGTGTTATGATAGCTGTTCAGGCACTTTTAGGTATTATTACGCTTTTACAGGAAGTCCCAATAAGTTTGGGGCTCATTCATCAAAGTGTTGCGTTAGCGATATTGTGTTTTTCGGTTGCACACTGGCGAGCAACAAAAGGGGCGTATCGTGCTATTGAATAA
- a CDS encoding YceD family protein, with amino-acid sequence MNVQNNFRMTFALAYPISVRSLPNKGIRIHICADQQECAHLAKNHDLIEVKFCEGEFHVLPWKKRGVRVKGLLQARIVQLCVITLEPLENTLHENIEIVFVPEDSNLMKPKTSEDTGELFLDAEGLDTPEVFYGDKIDIGAVMEEFFELSINHYPRKEGAHMSVIENLEEDEQKLSPFSVLKS; translated from the coding sequence ATGAATGTTCAAAATAATTTTCGAATGACATTTGCTTTGGCTTATCCAATTTCAGTACGGTCATTACCTAATAAAGGTATAAGAATTCATATCTGTGCAGATCAGCAAGAGTGCGCACATTTAGCTAAGAATCATGATTTAATTGAAGTAAAATTTTGTGAGGGAGAATTCCATGTTTTACCGTGGAAAAAGCGCGGGGTACGCGTAAAAGGTTTATTGCAGGCGCGTATAGTTCAATTATGCGTTATTACATTAGAACCACTAGAAAATACTCTCCATGAAAATATTGAGATTGTTTTTGTTCCTGAAGATTCAAATTTGATGAAGCCAAAAACATCAGAGGATACAGGTGAATTGTTTTTAGATGCAGAGGGACTAGATACACCAGAAGTGTTTTATGGCGATAAAATTGATATTGGTGCAGTTATGGAAGAATTTTTTGAGTTGTCCATTAATCATTATCCGCGCAAAGAAGGAGCACACATGAGTGTGATTGAAAATTTAGAAGAAGATGAGCAAAAATTATCGCCATTTTCTGTTTTGAAAAGTTAG
- the nusB gene encoding transcription antitermination factor NusB: MVDVEGKYSPRLANKRGAARLAAVQALYQMDIVGSGVMETAAEYEAYRLGKDIDGDQYLDADFQWFLAIITGVVKDQKQLDPMLNQQLSAEWSLSRLDSILRAILRAGLWELINRQDVPIAVVMSEYVDIAKAFFEGDEPKLVNAILDSMAKKIRLLK; encoded by the coding sequence ATGGTTGATGTAGAAGGCAAATATTCTCCCCGTTTAGCCAATAAACGCGGAGCAGCAAGACTCGCTGCAGTTCAAGCGCTTTATCAAATGGATATAGTTGGTTCTGGAGTGATGGAAACGGCAGCTGAATATGAGGCTTATCGTTTAGGAAAAGATATTGATGGAGATCAGTATCTTGATGCTGATTTTCAATGGTTTTTGGCTATTATAACTGGTGTTGTAAAAGATCAAAAACAGCTTGATCCTATGCTGAATCAACAGCTTTCTGCAGAGTGGTCACTTTCACGTCTTGATTCTATACTGCGTGCAATTTTACGTGCAGGTTTATGGGAGTTAATTAACCGTCAAGATGTTCCTATTGCTGTTGTGATGAGTGAATATGTTGATATAGCAAAGGCATTTTTTGAAGGTGATGAGCCAAAACTTGTCAATGCGATTCTTGATAGTATGGCAAAAAAAATTCGCCTTTTAAAATAG
- a CDS encoding outer membrane protein assembly factor BamE, translating into MSHRIPLIKHKLLIGLLIASIVAIGGCSLVDSSGSSQIYKEGYILDKNALDSISIGSSQEQVILALGTPSLKTKYDNEVFYYISQTRYRGMQFMKTKIIDRKVLAIYFNKNDQVTKIANYGLQDGQVFDFIAQTTPTATKEQPLLIQIIKGPANLPAHD; encoded by the coding sequence GTGTCCCACAGAATACCTTTAATCAAACATAAGTTATTGATTGGTCTGTTAATAGCAAGCATAGTAGCAATTGGCGGTTGTAGTCTTGTTGATTCCTCAGGCTCAAGCCAAATATATAAAGAAGGTTATATTCTTGATAAAAATGCTCTTGATTCCATTTCTATTGGATCAAGTCAGGAGCAAGTTATTTTAGCTTTAGGAACCCCATCTCTAAAAACAAAATATGATAATGAGGTCTTTTATTATATCTCACAAACTCGTTACCGTGGGATGCAGTTTATGAAAACAAAAATTATTGATCGTAAAGTTTTAGCCATTTATTTCAATAAAAATGATCAGGTTACTAAAATAGCTAACTATGGACTACAAGATGGTCAAGTGTTTGATTTTATCGCGCAAACAACTCCAACTGCGACTAAGGAACAACCTCTCTTGATCCAGATTATTAAAGGTCCTGCAAATCTACCGGCCCATGACTAA
- the argC gene encoding N-acetyl-gamma-glutamyl-phosphate reductase has protein sequence MATKVFIDGEHGTTGLQIQKRLAKRSDVELLSLPHRDRYNIDIRKDYFNQTDIAILCLPDEAARETVHWLKKNKKIRIIDSSTAHRVAPNWVYGFPEMTAGQKERIQAAHYVTNPGCYPTGAISLIRPLREAGLLDAYYPISINAISGYTGGGRKLIAQMENQSRQDDVRENYFIYGLNLKHKHVPEIKIHGQISHTPIFVPSVGRFPQGMIVNIPLHRHLFTKSANSSDIHEILANHYDGQNMISIASQKETDSLNKLNPECLAHKDGMKLFVFGNDSEGIFNLCAIFDNLGKGASAAAIQNLDLMLSQS, from the coding sequence ATGGCAACGAAAGTTTTTATTGATGGTGAACATGGAACAACTGGTTTACAGATACAAAAGCGACTAGCGAAGCGTTCAGATGTAGAATTACTCTCTCTTCCTCATAGAGATCGGTATAATATTGATATTCGAAAAGATTATTTTAATCAAACTGATATTGCTATTTTGTGTCTTCCAGATGAAGCCGCGCGCGAAACAGTTCACTGGCTTAAAAAAAATAAAAAAATTAGAATTATTGATAGCTCAACAGCCCACCGTGTTGCACCAAACTGGGTCTATGGTTTTCCTGAAATGACAGCTGGCCAAAAAGAACGTATCCAAGCAGCACACTACGTAACCAATCCCGGATGTTACCCTACCGGTGCAATTAGCTTGATTCGCCCCCTACGTGAAGCAGGCCTGCTAGACGCTTATTATCCAATATCAATTAACGCAATATCTGGTTATACTGGTGGCGGTAGAAAATTAATTGCACAAATGGAAAATCAATCTCGACAAGATGACGTTCGAGAAAATTATTTCATCTATGGCCTCAACCTTAAACACAAACATGTGCCAGAAATTAAAATCCATGGGCAAATCAGCCACACACCCATTTTTGTACCAAGTGTTGGTCGTTTTCCTCAAGGAATGATTGTAAATATTCCACTGCATCGCCATTTATTTACAAAATCAGCAAATTCTTCTGATATACACGAAATTCTTGCAAATCATTACGATGGACAAAACATGATTTCAATTGCGTCACAAAAAGAAACTGATTCGCTTAATAAACTCAATCCAGAATGCTTAGCGCATAAAGATGGTATGAAACTGTTTGTTTTTGGCAATGACAGCGAAGGAATTTTCAATCTCTGTGCCATATTCGACAATTTAGGGAAAGGTGCCTCAGCAGCTGCAATCCAAAATCTCGATTTAATGCTGTCACAGAGCTAA
- the ribD gene encoding bifunctional diaminohydroxyphosphoribosylaminopyrimidine deaminase/5-amino-6-(5-phosphoribosylamino)uracil reductase RibD produces MNKKAQDERFMAAAIRLAERHVGLTGENPSVGTIIARNDENVGVYIVGYGVTAIQGRPHAEVQALQMAGSLAHGATAYVTLEPCSHYGKTSPCVNTLLKSGISRVVIALTDLDKRVNGRGIALLRAAGIEVIEGVLAKEAFESLCNYWCIRKQQRCAVTLKMAISADNGVGKKGQGGIKISGTTSHAQTHILRAQNNAILVGIGTILADDPQLNCRLPGMEMHSPIRIILDANLCIPLNAKVVQTAKIIPTWVICDVNFSKKSKKIALEQYGVSVYSVEVSNGYMPPLTILQLLYQRGINSVLLEGGVKTGEIFLNAGCVDHLICFYAPVILGKDRIKAPHFGNYLSQFHEVETRMFGKDRFYKWRRKTLCSQEL; encoded by the coding sequence ATGAATAAAAAGGCGCAAGATGAGAGGTTTATGGCTGCAGCTATCCGTTTGGCAGAACGTCATGTCGGACTTACTGGTGAAAACCCATCTGTTGGTACAATAATCGCACGAAACGACGAAAATGTTGGAGTATATATTGTTGGTTATGGTGTAACAGCCATTCAGGGAAGGCCTCATGCTGAGGTGCAAGCTCTACAAATGGCTGGCTCTTTGGCCCACGGTGCCACTGCTTATGTTACTTTAGAACCTTGTTCGCATTATGGCAAAACTTCGCCGTGTGTAAATACTCTCCTCAAATCCGGTATTTCGCGGGTTGTTATTGCTCTTACTGATTTAGACAAGAGGGTTAATGGTCGCGGTATTGCCCTTTTGCGTGCGGCTGGGATTGAGGTTATTGAGGGGGTTTTGGCTAAAGAAGCTTTTGAATCCTTGTGTAACTACTGGTGTATAAGGAAGCAGCAACGTTGTGCAGTCACTTTAAAAATGGCAATTTCTGCTGATAATGGTGTTGGGAAAAAGGGGCAAGGCGGAATAAAAATTAGTGGAACGACTTCTCATGCCCAGACTCATATTCTCCGTGCTCAAAACAATGCTATTCTTGTTGGTATTGGTACTATATTAGCGGATGATCCACAATTAAATTGCCGTTTGCCAGGAATGGAAATGCATTCGCCTATACGTATTATTTTGGATGCAAATTTATGCATTCCACTCAATGCAAAAGTTGTTCAAACAGCAAAAATAATTCCTACATGGGTTATTTGTGATGTAAACTTTTCAAAGAAAAGCAAAAAAATCGCTCTGGAACAGTATGGAGTGTCTGTTTATTCGGTAGAAGTGAGCAATGGTTACATGCCGCCCCTTACTATTTTACAGCTGCTTTATCAACGCGGAATCAATAGCGTTTTACTTGAGGGAGGCGTAAAGACGGGAGAAATTTTTTTAAATGCTGGTTGTGTAGATCATTTGATATGCTTTTATGCACCCGTTATTTTAGGAAAAGACCGTATTAAAGCCCCTCATTTTGGGAATTATCTCTCGCAATTTCATGAAGTGGAGACAAGAATGTTTGGGAAAGACCGTTTTTATAAATGGAGGCGTAAGACATTATGTTCACAGGAATTGTAA
- a CDS encoding 6,7-dimethyl-8-ribityllumazine synthase: protein MTIEICKKLHVLIVEARFYDGISDALLTGAVSTLQKAEATYDIVTVPGALEIPGAIAFAEKNSKIYYDGYVALGCVIRGETYHFEIVANDSCRALMDLTIHKHLAIGNGILTVENEKQAWARAKQDEKNKGGFAAQAALCMIALKKRFGEIIKYG from the coding sequence ATGACAATAGAAATATGTAAAAAACTGCATGTATTGATTGTTGAAGCGCGTTTTTATGATGGGATTTCCGATGCGCTTCTTACAGGTGCAGTAAGTACTTTGCAAAAAGCTGAAGCAACCTACGATATTGTGACAGTTCCAGGAGCATTAGAAATACCAGGTGCAATAGCTTTTGCCGAAAAAAATAGTAAGATATATTATGATGGTTATGTAGCACTTGGTTGTGTTATTCGGGGTGAAACTTATCATTTTGAAATTGTTGCAAATGATTCTTGTCGTGCCTTGATGGATTTAACAATCCATAAGCATTTGGCTATTGGAAATGGCATTTTGACCGTTGAAAATGAAAAACAAGCATGGGCACGTGCAAAACAGGATGAAAAAAATAAAGGTGGTTTTGCTGCTCAGGCTGCTTTATGTATGATCGCTCTAAAAAAGAGATTTGGGGAAATCATTAAATATGGTTGA
- a CDS encoding riboflavin synthase, with translation MFTGIVTDIGCVEDIQSLKQGMRFNISTRYSIENLEIGASIACSGVCLTIVERGSKQQAKINWFAVEAWEEALRLTNLTQWTKGTFINLERSLRLGDEMGGHLVSGHIDGLAEIIDQKSEGDAVRFFLQVPKRFIPFIVNKGSIALNGTSLTVNCVEEHIFDVLIIRHTLEMTTWRQAKIGDLVNLEIDQLARYVAKLSGFRIKDE, from the coding sequence ATGTTCACAGGAATTGTAACGGATATCGGTTGTGTTGAAGATATTCAATCCTTAAAGCAGGGGATGCGATTTAATATTTCTACACGTTATAGTATCGAAAACTTAGAAATTGGTGCATCAATTGCGTGTTCAGGAGTTTGTCTAACAATTGTTGAGCGAGGATCAAAACAACAAGCGAAGATCAATTGGTTTGCTGTAGAAGCGTGGGAAGAAGCGTTGCGTTTGACTAATCTTACACAATGGACGAAAGGAACATTTATTAATTTAGAACGTTCGCTACGATTGGGTGATGAAATGGGTGGGCATTTGGTTTCTGGTCATATTGATGGTTTGGCTGAGATTATTGATCAGAAAAGCGAAGGTGATGCAGTTCGTTTTTTCCTACAAGTACCAAAGCGTTTTATACCTTTTATTGTAAATAAAGGTTCTATCGCACTTAATGGAACATCTTTGACCGTTAATTGTGTTGAAGAGCATATTTTCGATGTTCTTATTATTCGCCATACACTTGAAATGACAACCTGGAGACAAGCTAAAATTGGAGATCTGGTCAATTTAGAAATTGATCAACTTGCCCGTTATGTTGCAAAACTTTCTGGCTTTAGAATAAAAGATGAATAA
- the plsX gene encoding phosphate acyltransferase PlsX — protein sequence MIRISIDVMGGDYGPEATIAGAARVTEYLPNIYFLFYGLEETVKPVLKKYPCLASISCFCPTESYTRMDEKPSQALRNGRGKSSMWHAIEAVKNGEADVCISAGNTGALMAMSYFCLKMMAEAERPGIAGIWPTLRSESIVLDIGATIGASANQLVDFAVMGAGMFRALYHTEKPSVGLLNVGVEEVKGLYAIKKAGMILREVQLEGLEYKGFVEGNDIGKGTVDVVVTEGFSGNIALKTAEGTARQIGEILNSAMRSSFFSSLGYFLSRGAFRTLKHKMDPDRVNGGVLLGLNGIVIKSHGSANADGFASAIRIGYTMVHNGLLKKITADLRRFHQNKQTLFYKEDKATENEKII from the coding sequence GTGATTAGAATTTCTATAGATGTCATGGGTGGTGATTATGGTCCGGAAGCAACTATTGCAGGAGCAGCAAGGGTAACAGAATATTTGCCAAATATTTATTTTTTGTTTTATGGGCTAGAGGAAACTGTTAAGCCAGTTTTAAAAAAATACCCTTGTTTAGCTTCTATATCGTGCTTTTGTCCCACAGAAAGTTATACACGTATGGATGAAAAGCCAAGCCAAGCACTTCGCAATGGGCGCGGCAAATCATCAATGTGGCACGCAATTGAAGCAGTAAAAAATGGTGAAGCTGATGTTTGCATTTCTGCTGGTAATACTGGTGCACTCATGGCAATGTCTTATTTTTGTTTAAAAATGATGGCAGAAGCTGAACGTCCTGGAATTGCGGGTATTTGGCCAACACTTCGTAGCGAGAGTATTGTTTTAGACATTGGTGCAACAATTGGTGCATCTGCTAACCAATTGGTTGATTTTGCCGTTATGGGAGCGGGGATGTTTCGCGCCCTCTATCACACTGAAAAACCAAGTGTTGGGCTTTTAAATGTGGGTGTTGAAGAGGTTAAAGGTCTCTATGCAATCAAAAAAGCTGGAATGATATTACGTGAAGTGCAATTAGAGGGGCTAGAGTATAAAGGATTTGTTGAAGGCAATGATATTGGAAAGGGAACAGTAGATGTTGTTGTAACGGAAGGATTTTCTGGTAATATTGCTTTAAAAACCGCAGAAGGGACTGCACGGCAGATAGGCGAGATCTTAAACAGCGCTATGCGCAGCTCTTTTTTCTCATCCCTTGGTTATTTTTTGTCACGAGGTGCTTTTCGTACATTGAAGCACAAAATGGATCCAGATAGGGTGAATGGTGGAGTGCTTTTAGGTTTGAATGGTATTGTTATAAAAAGTCATGGGAGCGCTAATGCTGATGGTTTTGCTTCTGCTATCCGCATTGGTTATACAATGGTTCATAATGGACTTTTGAAAAAAATAACTGCTGATTTGCGCCGTTTTCATCAGAATAAGCAAACACTTTTTTATAAAGAAGATAAAGCTACGGAGAATGAGAAGATTATATGA
- the nrdR gene encoding transcriptional regulator NrdR, translating to MRCPYCQYEDTQVKDSRPSEEGTVIRRRRICSVCGGRFTTFERVQLRELLVLKKSGRYEPFDRDKLMRSVEIAVRKRGIDPDYIERVISGIVRQLESLGEPEISSEKIGLLVMKALKSIDDIAYIRFASVYRDFRNASDFHDVIEELSKGITDTESCFDE from the coding sequence ATGCGCTGTCCTTATTGCCAATACGAAGATACACAGGTTAAGGATTCGCGTCCTTCAGAAGAAGGAACAGTCATTCGTCGTCGGCGTATATGTTCCGTGTGCGGTGGTCGTTTTACAACTTTTGAACGTGTTCAGTTGCGTGAGCTTTTGGTTTTAAAAAAAAGTGGTCGATATGAGCCATTTGACCGTGATAAGTTGATGCGATCAGTTGAGATAGCTGTGCGTAAACGCGGTATTGATCCTGACTATATTGAACGCGTTATTTCTGGTATTGTACGTCAACTCGAGAGCTTAGGAGAACCAGAGATTAGTTCTGAAAAAATTGGGCTTCTTGTGATGAAAGCGTTGAAAAGCATTGATGATATTGCCTATATTCGTTTTGCTTCCGTCTATCGAGATTTTCGTAACGCAAGTGATTTTCACGATGTTATAGAAGAGTTGTCAAAGGGTATAACGGATACAGAATCTTGTTTTGATGAATAA
- the glyA gene encoding serine hydroxymethyltransferase, with protein MTKQGNDTQKRFFNDNLQTVDVAIFDAIRGEFERQQHEIELIASENIVSRAVLEAQGSVLTNKYAEGYPGKRYYGGCQFVDVIENLAIERAKKLFGADFANVQANSGSQMNQAVFLALLKPGDTFMGLDLNSGGHLTHGSSVNMSGKWFKSISYGVRKEDQLLDMEAVERLAKEHKPKLIIAGGSAYSRLWDWKKFREIADEIGAYLLVDMSHIAGLVAGGVHPSPVPHAHIVTTTTHKSLRGPRGGLILTNDEILAKKINSAIFPGLQGGPLMHVIAAKAVAFEEALQPVFKDYSANVVANAKTLAKTLQSNGFDIVSGGTDNHLLLVDLRSKKVTGKCAELALGRAHITCNKNSIPFDLETPFITSGIRLGSPAATTRGFAENEFIEIAHMISEILDNLGMAKSDEDNSAVEMVVRKKVEDMTNKFPLYSYLHTC; from the coding sequence ATGACCAAGCAAGGAAATGATACACAAAAGCGTTTTTTTAATGATAATTTACAAACAGTTGATGTTGCAATCTTTGATGCGATCAGGGGAGAGTTTGAGCGTCAACAACATGAAATTGAGTTGATTGCGTCAGAGAATATTGTTTCAAGGGCAGTCCTTGAAGCTCAAGGATCAGTTTTGACCAATAAATATGCAGAAGGTTATCCAGGAAAGCGCTATTATGGAGGTTGTCAATTTGTTGATGTGATTGAAAATTTAGCAATTGAACGAGCTAAAAAGCTTTTTGGTGCTGATTTTGCAAACGTTCAGGCTAATTCTGGTAGCCAAATGAATCAGGCTGTGTTTTTAGCTTTACTAAAGCCGGGTGATACATTTATGGGGTTGGATTTAAATTCCGGGGGTCATCTTACACATGGTTCATCCGTTAATATGTCAGGAAAATGGTTTAAATCTATTTCCTATGGTGTACGTAAAGAAGATCAGCTTCTTGATATGGAGGCTGTTGAACGCCTTGCAAAGGAACATAAACCCAAACTTATTATAGCAGGTGGATCGGCTTATTCTCGCTTATGGGATTGGAAAAAATTTCGTGAAATTGCAGATGAGATTGGTGCTTATCTCCTCGTTGATATGTCTCATATTGCTGGTTTAGTTGCTGGTGGTGTTCATCCTTCACCTGTTCCACATGCGCACATTGTGACAACGACAACGCATAAATCACTGAGAGGTCCTCGTGGTGGTTTAATTTTAACAAATGATGAAATTTTAGCCAAAAAAATTAACTCAGCGATTTTCCCTGGTCTTCAGGGTGGTCCTTTAATGCACGTGATTGCAGCTAAAGCTGTTGCATTTGAGGAAGCTTTGCAACCTGTTTTCAAAGATTATAGTGCCAATGTTGTTGCTAATGCAAAAACCTTAGCAAAAACACTACAGAGCAACGGTTTTGATATTGTTTCTGGCGGTACGGACAATCATTTATTGTTGGTTGATTTGCGTTCAAAAAAAGTGACAGGAAAATGTGCCGAATTGGCTTTAGGGCGTGCTCATATTACCTGCAATAAAAATAGTATTCCTTTTGATCTTGAAACACCATTTATAACATCTGGAATTCGTCTTGGTTCACCTGCTGCGACGACACGTGGTTTTGCAGAAAATGAATTTATTGAAATTGCTCATATGATTTCGGAGATTCTTGATAATCTCGGTATGGCAAAAAGTGATGAAGACAATAGTGCCGTTGAAATGGTTGTTAGGAAAAAGGTGGAAGATATGACAAATAAATTTCCTCTTTACTCTTACCTTCACACTTGTTAG
- a CDS encoding membrane protein, which produces MNLKCNKKLLVCTVMQNVLLVFLLAVFCAFFIWLYYFFQPRGYQATLTFSLSDSVGKSLPVDKQKNVITFLFSQTAFLNDSSLQNFSSNPFFKKEFHENIRLSRDGDLIKLTFEAATLEAAQQGLETWFSVFSEAIVKQKQKLLLTEQQFEQQYDAHAVLNIVQRFRSSINSFLHHNAKQTELNDLSVQLTQATLKRIHLTSLNATIKMMRENGRSLLSLSFIANNPVIAALESKRNLLETQRAHMVTQLGWTHPQIKAMTAELEALSHQLENKILQIAHQIHSDEVIARDFEGQLKKKISSFAKDQSRSLNQMFDELENKIRAEVDAQNKEMRKDTSLLQNTKVHVVVPTTLAPISFMTLYGKNVLVSVFASLMTLLGGVFLFYHCFGSKKDKLEEEGLKKDESFLLSKKIRNLEACITIEGLSDFLKGRASTIISIIGPEAARTAAKLSLHLIKERKTILLVDISGEQIEKVIGPHRGLSDILIGSAQLHDVIYHDYDTGVDILPQGLTNAVYAQDFSNNISHLLQELKKEYDFIILEMANEPKYGFEQFAELTDYYICSIVLNKQDWMLQMVNKFPKIVYRVVAS; this is translated from the coding sequence ATGAATCTTAAATGCAATAAAAAACTGTTGGTATGCACAGTAATGCAAAACGTTTTGCTTGTTTTTTTGTTAGCAGTGTTCTGTGCATTTTTTATTTGGTTATATTATTTTTTTCAGCCGCGCGGCTATCAGGCAACTTTAACATTTTCTTTATCTGATTCTGTAGGAAAATCTCTACCAGTCGATAAACAAAAGAATGTTATCACTTTTTTATTTTCACAGACCGCCTTTTTAAATGATTCAAGCTTGCAAAATTTTTCTTCTAATCCTTTTTTCAAGAAAGAGTTTCATGAAAATATTCGTTTATCCCGCGATGGTGATCTCATCAAACTTACTTTTGAAGCTGCAACACTTGAAGCTGCTCAACAAGGATTGGAAACCTGGTTTTCGGTATTTTCAGAAGCGATTGTAAAACAGAAACAAAAATTATTATTAACGGAGCAGCAATTTGAGCAACAATATGATGCTCATGCGGTACTCAATATAGTGCAGCGATTTCGTTCATCTATTAATTCTTTTCTTCACCACAATGCAAAACAAACAGAGCTTAATGATCTTTCTGTTCAATTAACGCAAGCAACTTTAAAGCGTATTCATTTAACGAGTTTGAATGCAACCATTAAAATGATGCGCGAAAATGGACGGTCTTTACTATCTTTATCATTTATTGCAAACAATCCAGTGATTGCTGCATTAGAATCCAAGCGTAATCTTTTGGAAACGCAAAGAGCGCATATGGTTACACAATTAGGCTGGACGCATCCTCAAATTAAGGCAATGACCGCAGAATTAGAGGCGCTTTCTCATCAATTAGAAAATAAAATTCTGCAGATTGCTCATCAAATTCATTCAGATGAGGTTATTGCAAGGGACTTTGAAGGACAGCTCAAAAAAAAGATTAGCTCCTTTGCAAAAGATCAATCCCGATCTTTGAATCAAATGTTTGACGAGCTAGAAAATAAAATAAGAGCAGAGGTAGATGCGCAAAACAAAGAGATGAGAAAGGATACTTCTCTCTTACAAAATACAAAAGTTCATGTGGTCGTACCAACAACGTTAGCGCCAATTTCTTTTATGACTCTTTACGGAAAAAATGTTCTTGTTAGTGTATTTGCAAGCTTGATGACTCTTTTGGGAGGGGTCTTTTTGTTTTATCACTGCTTTGGAAGCAAAAAAGACAAACTGGAAGAAGAGGGTTTAAAAAAGGATGAGAGCTTTTTATTATCTAAGAAAATAAGAAATCTTGAGGCTTGTATTACAATAGAGGGATTATCTGATTTTTTAAAAGGCCGCGCTTCAACAATTATTTCAATCATTGGTCCAGAGGCTGCGCGGACGGCAGCAAAACTCTCTCTTCATCTCATAAAAGAGCGCAAAACAATTTTGTTAGTGGATATTTCTGGTGAACAAATAGAGAAAGTCATTGGTCCACATCGGGGCTTGAGTGATATTTTGATAGGGAGTGCTCAGTTACATGATGTTATTTATCATGATTATGACACGGGCGTTGATATTCTTCCGCAGGGGTTAACAAATGCCGTTTATGCACAAGATTTTTCAAATAATATCTCTCATTTATTACAAGAATTAAAAAAAGAGTATGATTTTATCATTTTAGAAATGGCGAATGAACCTAAATATGGATTTGAGCAATTTGCAGAGCTAACAGATTATTACATTTGTAGTATTGTTCTTAACAAACAGGATTGGATGCTGCAGATGGTGAACAAGTTTCCCAAGATTGTTTACCGTGTGGTTGCATCATAA